From Fulvivirga lutea:
AAGGTTGTATGTGTTACGAATTAATTTTATCTGCACATCATATCCATACCTATTGGAGAACCATCCGGAGGAGTTAATTCACCTTCAGTTTCATACTTTTTAGGGTCTTCCCAGAATTGCTTAATTCGTGTAGACCCTCTGTAAAAATGTGCCTTTTGCTCAAATGATTGAGTATCTGCATTAGCCGTCAAATACTTATTAAGTTCGAACAATGCTTGTCCAACGATTGCCTTAACCTGTTCACTTGCGCTTTTATGCGCATGCAATTCAAATAACTTAGTTAATAATACCTGCTCAACCGCACGGCTTACCTCGCCATCAAGCGCATTGGTATTTTTTGTTTTCCAGGTTTTAGAAATTACTTCATTAAGCACGAATTCTAATGATGGTTGTGATTTATCTCGTGAATGATATTCCACTAACCTTTGCGCCCTTGCTGTATTAAAAATCAAGTTAAATGTCATAGAAGCTGAAGTTTCTGCGGCAGCTATAGGGTCGAAAGTCAATTCAGTTCTTAAGTCCACCAACTCTCTGCTTCTGTAATAACCATTTGGTCGTGGAGGTATCATTTTAATTATTGATTCAGGCAGTGTGAGTACTTCCGAGCTTGTTGATTTCAACAATGCATCCAATGCTGCTTTTTGCTTTTCAGCGGGAACGAATTCAGTAGTGAATTGACCATCGCCTCTCATGGCATATCGATAGTTTAAGCCGCCAATAAGTTTAACCGCAGCCTCAACCTGGTATCTATGTAAGTAATAAATCGGAACCAACACTTCTTCCAGGCTAGCAAAGGGCTCACCCATTTTAATGTTGTTTTCTCCAAAGTTTGAAATAGCGATTTTTCTAACATTTAATAGGTGTAAAAGCTCTTCTTCTAGTGATTTCCCATTGTCCCAAAGGTGAGCAAAAGGGTGAGCACTTCCGTGTGGTCGCGCATCCTGATCAGTGAGAAATGTCAATCCATCTTTAAATGACTGCTGAATAATTTTTTCTAATTCGGCATCTACATCAGCACCTTTCGGAAAATCCTGATAACCATAGGCGATAGAAACTTTATCCCATGCCCCTATTCCATCATCATAAGCCTCGGATAAGTCGATCTTTCCATCCTTTATTTTGATTAATGGATGTGGATAATCCATCACGGATGCTCGGCCTTCCGTACTTGAAGTATAGCTATGTGAAATGCCTAATGTATGACCTACTTCATGAGCCGCAAGCTGTCTTAATCGTGCCAAAGCCATTTTCTCCATTTCATCAGAAACAGGC
This genomic window contains:
- a CDS encoding zinc-dependent metalloprotease; protein product: MKKIYLLLFLFLGCAAYSNSINKANKNSDGISSKTEGMKKYEGFFNYYYDSRTDKVFLEIDKLDQEFLYVQSLAAGIGSNDIGLDRNQMGRERVVKFIRRGPKILMLQPNYSYLAKSENEDERKSVEDAFAQSVLWGFKVEAEDKNKVLIDLSDFLLDDAHNVSGRLKSNGEGSYSVNSSMSAMYLERTKNFPKNSEFEVTLTFTGKATGKHLPTVAPTNSNITVRQHHSFVELPDDGFETRKFDPRSGFWELSYFDYATPISEDIHQRLITRHRLKKKNPEAEVSEAVEPIIYYMDRGTPEPVRSALMEGAAWWNQAFEAAGYKDAFQVKLLPKDADPMDVRYNMINWVHRSTRGWSYGGGVTDPRTGEIIKGHVLLGSLRVRQDYLIAEGLLAPYLEGQPVSDEMEKMALARLRQLAAHEVGHTLGISHSYTSSTEGRASVMDYPHPLIKIKDGKIDLSEAYDDGIGAWDKVSIAYGYQDFPKGADVDAELEKIIQQSFKDGLTFLTDQDARPHGSAHPFAHLWDNGKSLEEELLHLLNVRKIAISNFGENNIKMGEPFASLEEVLVPIYYLHRYQVEAAVKLIGGLNYRYAMRGDGQFTTEFVPAEKQKAALDALLKSTSSEVLTLPESIIKMIPPRPNGYYRSRELVDLRTELTFDPIAAAETSASMTFNLIFNTARAQRLVEYHSRDKSQPSLEFVLNEVISKTWKTKNTNALDGEVSRAVEQVLLTKLFELHAHKSASEQVKAIVGQALFELNKYLTANADTQSFEQKAHFYRGSTRIKQFWEDPKKYETEGELTPPDGSPIGMDMMCR